Proteins encoded together in one Janthinobacterium tructae window:
- a CDS encoding CidA/LrgA family protein → MKALHCSTATLPSIPVWRQPAQTAWQVGVLIAAWWLADEAASALHLPFSGGVVGLFVLVALLLSGWVRPTAIELGANWLLANMLLFFIPLVVSVVQFTQLLKAQGLMLFVNIGLGFASVMLATALTVEWVCRYERKLRLNKLLRQRTARAAA, encoded by the coding sequence GTGAAAGCCTTGCACTGTTCCACCGCTACCCTGCCCTCCATCCCCGTCTGGCGCCAGCCCGCGCAGACCGCATGGCAAGTAGGCGTACTGATCGCCGCCTGGTGGCTGGCCGACGAAGCCGCTTCCGCCCTGCACTTGCCGTTTTCCGGCGGCGTGGTGGGCCTGTTCGTGCTGGTGGCCCTGCTGCTGTCGGGCTGGGTGCGTCCGACCGCCATCGAACTGGGCGCGAACTGGCTGCTGGCCAACATGCTGCTGTTCTTCATTCCGCTGGTGGTGTCCGTGGTGCAATTTACGCAACTGCTGAAGGCGCAAGGTCTGATGCTGTTCGTGAATATCGGCCTCGGCTTTGCCAGCGTGATGCTGGCCACGGCGTTGACGGTGGAATGGGTGTGCCGTTATGAACGCAAGTTGCGTCTGAATAAGCTGCTGCGCCAGCGCACAGCCAGGGCGGCAGCATGA
- a CDS encoding LrgB family protein translates to MSTLVLSLLFLLLTLVLFYANQAVHRRHPHFLLTPAICTSAILIVIVQATSTPFATYFGETRWLPWLLGPATIAFALPIFQERKLIRKHWLALSLGSCAGIVASVAATLLLDRIFGVHGDMARSLLARSVSTPFALEASRHMGGSAQLTGIFVVMTGLFGLMLGKPLLKLLPLRMRIARGAPYGAAAHGFGLSVARRVGTEEGAVASLTMIFSGVVTVLLAPLLGHLLG, encoded by the coding sequence ATGAGCACCCTGGTCCTGTCGTTGCTGTTTCTGCTGCTGACCCTGGTCTTGTTCTACGCCAACCAGGCCGTGCACCGCCGCCATCCGCACTTCTTGCTCACGCCCGCCATCTGCACCTCGGCGATACTGATCGTCATCGTGCAGGCGACCTCGACGCCGTTCGCCACGTATTTCGGCGAGACGCGCTGGCTGCCTTGGCTGCTGGGGCCGGCCACCATCGCCTTCGCCCTGCCCATCTTCCAGGAGCGCAAGCTGATCCGCAAGCACTGGCTGGCCTTGTCGCTGGGCAGTTGCGCCGGCATCGTCGCCTCCGTGGCCGCCACCCTGCTGCTGGACCGGATATTTGGCGTGCACGGCGACATGGCGCGCAGCCTGTTGGCGCGCTCCGTCTCGACGCCGTTCGCGCTGGAAGCGTCGCGCCACATGGGCGGCTCGGCCCAGCTGACGGGCATCTTCGTGGTGATGACGGGCTTGTTCGGCCTGATGCTCGGTAAACCGCTATTAAAACTGCTGCCCTTGCGCATGCGCATCGCCCGTGGCGCCCCGTATGGCGCGGCCGCGCACGGTTTTGGCTTGTCCGTGGCGCGCCGCGTAGGCACGGAAGAAGGCGCCGTGGCCAGCCTGACGATGATTTTTTCCGGCGTCGTGACGGT